GCGGGTCACCGCCTCGGTCAGCGAAAGGGCTGCCCGTTCGGCGTCGCTGAAATAGGGCGAGTCGCGCCAGGCGCTGACGGCAAACAGCCTTTCGTCCGTCTCTCCAAGTTTCTTTGCGATGCGGGGATGACCGTCGACGCAGACGCTGCAGCCGTTGATCTGGCTGGCACGCAGATTGACGAGTTCAAGCAACTTCGGTGAAAGGCCAGTCTCGGTCGGCACCTTGCTGAGGGCAGTGAGCGCCTGCATGGCCTCGGGAATG
The Rhizobium leguminosarum DNA segment above includes these coding regions:
- a CDS encoding carboxymuconolactone decarboxylase family protein; amino-acid sequence: MQERMGNPALVIPEAMQALTALSKVPTETGLSPKLLELVNLRASQINGCSVCVDGHPRIAKKLGETDERLFAVSAWRDSPYFSDAERAALSLTEAVTRVSDRADPVPDDIWDEATRHYDGRSLAALVIAIANINVWNRLNIATRQIAGAWKP